The Candidatus Cybelea sp. sequence GCTCTGCTACAACACCGGGCCCAACGGCGACCCCGATCCGCCGCTGGTCCTGGGAGATCTGCGCGCGCCCAGGCACGGCGGTCACATCGCGCACATCGCATCGCCCTTACGCGTCGGCGAGCCGCTGCCGCGCAACGTCTACACGACCCCGCTGCCGCCGCCTTCGGTCAAGCGAGTCGTGATCATGAGCGAGAACGGCAAACCGCGATTCTTTATCAACGGTAAGGCTTATTCGGTTCACGCTCCGCCAATGTTCGTGGTGCATACCGGCACGACTGAAGAATGGCAGATCCAGAACGTCACCGAGGAGATTCACGACTTCCACATCCATCAAACGCACTTCGTCGTCGAGAAGATCGACGGGGTCGCCGTCGAGCATCCGCACTGGGCGGATAGCGTCGTCGTGCCGCACCGGCGCACCGTCGGCGGCAAGACCGTTCCCGGCACGCTCACGCTGCTGATGGACTTCCGCGACCCCACGATCAGGGGCGAGTTCTTGTTTCACTGCCACATCCTCGATCACGAAGATCTGGGGATGATGGCAAAGATCGAAGCCATTTAACGCCATAACGGTATTGAGGGGTTTGCATGAGTATGGGAGCACCCGAGGCTAGCGTCACGGCGATCGACATCGCTCTGGAACCGGGCACCGCGATGATCGAGCACGCGAACGCAGCCAACGCCGAGCTGCTCGGAGTCTTCCCCAAAGGCTTTGCTCTCGACGCAACGCACCGGCCGCACATTACCGTCGTCCAACGGTTTGTTCCCGCGGCAGCGCTCCCCGAAATCGGTGCTAGTGTCGGCAAGGTATTACATTCCAGCCGGGCCGATCGGGCTTGGGGGCATCGTCGTCCGCCCGACGCCCGAGTTGCTCGAACTGCAGCAGCAAATCATCGCCGCCGTCTCGCCGTTTACGCTCGCTACGGGGACCGATGCAGCCTTCTACGAGCTGGCCGGCTCGGGCGACCCGAAGCTAAACGCCTTCATGATCGACTACGTCGCGACGTTCGTTCCAAAGGCCAGCGGCGACCATTTCAATCCCCACGTCACCATCGGCGTTGGTCCATCTGCCTACCTGGATAAAATGCTCGCCGAACCGTTTGAGGCGTTTACGTTTTCTCCGGTTGGGGCGTCCATCTATCAACTCGGCGAATTCGGAACCGCGCGCAAAAAGCTTGCCGCTTGGGAGCTCGGGGCGTCGCACGCGTAAGCTCGGCCCCCTCTTTTTGCTGCCAGCTTTTGCGGAGTACGACCGTCCTTTGACAAGCTCAGGATGACACCGAGGTGGGGTTAGCCGAGCGCAGACGCGGTTAGCCGCCGCCGGGGTATTTATACCTCAAGACTTTGTCGAGGTTCTTCCCGCGAATAATGCCGTGGGAATGGTACGTGAGCCCCCACGAATCGATCGACGACATATCCGGGAAGATGCAGGCCTCGAGCGTTTCATCGATCGCGCCCTTGAGGTACCAGCCGCCGCCGGCGCCGGTCGACCCGCCGAACTGGTCGGAACCGCCGAGCTGCGAGCAGTAGCACGACGCCGGATTGCCTTGGCACGTACCCGTCGGATAGGGTGCGAGGATGTAGGCCAGCGCCGCGAGCGTCGGCTTCTTCGTGTAGAGCGTGTTCAGCAAGACGTGAATGCGCGAGCCGCTGGGCCCCTTTTGCGTATACTGGCAAAAGTTCGCCGTACGGGCGAGGAAAAGCAACGATGTGCCGTTGCTGCCGTACACGGCTTGGCGATGCTCGACTATGCCGTGAGTCCGCGTGCAATACGCAGCAGCGGCATTTTCGGATGCATCCGGTGAGACGGCCGCTCCAGCTGCCGTCGAGGCTGCTCCGGCGGGCGCATTGGCGACGGGTACCGACGAGGCCGTCGATCCCGCACTGCAACCGGCAAGGAGGGTTGTGAGGGCGGCAATTGCCGCAACGGAAAACTTCATACTCTCGAAGTACCGTGCGCCTGCCGGATAGCCCTGGTGCGGCAGGCAGAATCGTATCGCCGCTCGCAATGTGCTCCATGGCTAGCGGCGAGCGTGTTTTTCTCACCGGCGCGACCGGCTTCGTGGGCTCGCACATTCTGCGCGAGTTGCTCGATTCGGGCTACGCCGTACGCGCCTTGGTGCGTGACGGGAAGCGCGTCGACGACCGAGCGGAGCACGTCGTCGGCGATCTTCGCAACGTCGGTGCGTTTGCATCGGCCTTGCGCGGCTGCCGATATCTCGTGCACTGCGCGGCGCTCTACACGTTCTCGCCGCGGGCGGCGCACGAGATCGCCGCGGTCAACGTCGAGGGCACGGCGAGTTTGCTGCTCGCCGCACATCTCGGCGGCGCCGAACGCGCCGTGCTGACCTCGAGCTCGGCAACGCTCGGGCACGCCGAAGGACGCTACCATCGCTCGAAGCTCGATCAAGAACGCACGGCCTTTGCCGCGCGCATTCCAACCGTCGCGCTGCTCCCCACCGCGCCGGTGGGGCCAGGCGATGCCAAGCCGACTCCCACGGGAAAGCTCGTGCGCGACTTCGCGCGCGGGAAGATCCTCGCGAAAGCGCCGGGCAGCGGCGGGATGAACCTGGTCGCCGTCGAGGACGTCGCACGCGCGCACGTCGCCGCGCTGCAGCAAGGACGCGCCGGCGCGCGCTATCCGATCGGCGGCGAGAATCTGAGCATGGACGAGATCTGGGCGATGCTTGCAGAGATCACCGGCAAGCCGATGCCGGCGTGGCGCGCGCCCTACGCGCTCGCATACGTGGCGGGATGCGCCGATGAGTTGCGCTCCCGGATCAGCGGCGCCGAGCCCGACGTTCCGCTCGAGGGAGTGCGCCTTTCCCGCGAGCGGATGTACGCCGATTCGTCAAGCGCGCAGCGCGATCTCGACTACCGCCCGACGCCGGTGCGCGATGCGCTGGTGCGCGCGGTCGCGTGGTTTCGCGAAAACGGCTACGTCGACGGATCGATGCAGCGTGACGATGCCGCTGCCGGCTAATCCGGGCGTCGTGCTGATTGGCGCGACGGCGCTGGAGTGTAAGGCGCTGCGAAGCGCGATGCCGCGCGCGCGCATCGTGCAGACTGGAATCGCGCTGGCCGGTCTAAAGGAACCACTCGGCGATACGGTCGTGAGCTGCGGCCTCGCGGGCGGGCTGCGCCGCGGCTTGCCCACCGGGACGGTCGTGATTCCGCGCGAGGTGCGCCGCCCCGACGGCAGCGTGCTGCACTGCGACGAAGAGCTGACCGGTGCGTTGATTCGGGCCGCACTGGGATTGCGCATCGAGCCGGTCGTCGATCCGCTCCTGACCGCGGAGGCCATCGTCAACGGAGCGGCCCGCGGGCGCTGGGCGGCGCTGGGCTACGCGGCTGTGGATATGGAGACAGGGCGTTTGCGCGCCGAGCGCGTGGCGGCGGTTCGGGTGATCCTCGATACGCCCGAAAACGAGCTATCGGGCGACTGGACCAATCCCGTGCGCGCGATGCTGCGCCCCAGAAACTGGCGGCAAGCGCGCTGGCTTGCAAAAACCGCGCCGCGCGCCGCGGCCCTCTGCGCCCGCATCGTTGCGGCAACGCAGGGCATCGGCGCGTAGCTTCGTATAACCGCGCCAATGATCATCGAGCGGATCGACTCACCGGCCGACGTCAAACGTCTCAAACGCAGCGAAATCGATGTCCTGGCAAGTGAGATTCGCGACCTGCTCGTCCGCACGTGCGCCGTCAACGGCGGCCACCTCGCGCCGAATTTGGGCGTCGTCGAGTTGACCATTGCGCTGCATAAAGTCCTCGATCTGCCGACCGATAAGCTCGTGTGGGACGTCAGCCATCAGACCTACGTCCACAAGATTCTCACGGGCCGGCGCGACCGTTTCTCGACGATTCGCAAGGGCGGCGGCCTCTCGGGCTTCGCGATGCGCAGCGAATCGCCGTACGATCCGTTCGGGGCGGGCCACGCCAGCACGTCGGTCGCGGCGGCGCTGGGCATGGCGCTGGCGCGCGATCTGGTCGGCAGCGACGAGTGCGTCGTCGCCGTACTCGGTGATGGCGCGCTGACCGGCGGCCTGGCCTACGAGGCGCTCAACAACGCCGGAGCGCTGCGGACGCCGTTTATCGTGATCCTCAACGACAACGAGATGTCGATCGCGCCCAACGTCGGCTCGATCGCCACCTATCTCTCGATGCTGCGCACCAAGCCGTTTGCGAACTTCGTGCGCCGCACCGGCCGGGAGGTGCTCAAGCGCATCCCGCTGGGCGGCGCAGCAAAGCGCGCGATCGAGGGCGCGGAGATCGGCGCGATGCACTTCATCGGCCCCGCGGAGAAGACGGCGGTGATCTTCGAGGAGCTCGGTTTTCGCTATA is a genomic window containing:
- a CDS encoding NAD-dependent epimerase/dehydratase family protein; the encoded protein is MASGERVFLTGATGFVGSHILRELLDSGYAVRALVRDGKRVDDRAEHVVGDLRNVGAFASALRGCRYLVHCAALYTFSPRAAHEIAAVNVEGTASLLLAAHLGGAERAVLTSSSATLGHAEGRYHRSKLDQERTAFAARIPTVALLPTAPVGPGDAKPTPTGKLVRDFARGKILAKAPGSGGMNLVAVEDVARAHVAALQQGRAGARYPIGGENLSMDEIWAMLAEITGKPMPAWRAPYALAYVAGCADELRSRISGAEPDVPLEGVRLSRERMYADSSSAQRDLDYRPTPVRDALVRAVAWFRENGYVDGSMQRDDAAAG